One segment of Alnus glutinosa chromosome 2, dhAlnGlut1.1, whole genome shotgun sequence DNA contains the following:
- the LOC133860739 gene encoding wall-associated receptor kinase-like 15, with amino-acid sequence MYFSFDCNSSTGQVKFKAPSGTYRVASIDPSTRTFVIHVKYVGYERNSRGTQLLNDSMMFIELFNDSGKFSSSVEAEIKISWETPSEPSCNSSRDCKEWPNSTCNITRDGKRCLCTGNFQWDGSNLNCTKELVEGDYPQPSEEHSKGKMSLTLIVMIPLIVVFLLASAIFCIYTWRQKMAKRQENRRSDERNRVLRTLDSEKHLKDLMGSGEFREEDEKGIDVPLFDLESILAITDNFSDANNLGERGYGPVYKVISTTLIDVSVHVN; translated from the exons ATGTACTTCAGTTTTGATTGCAACAGTTCCACAGGCCAAGTTAAATTCAAGGCTCCCAGTGGCACCTATCGAGTAGCCAGTATCGATCCAAGTACACGAACATTTGTCATCCATGTCAAATATGTAGGATATGAAAGAAATTCAAGAGGAACTCAGCTTCTCAATGACTCAATGATGTTTATTGAGCTTTTCAATGATTCTGGCAAATTTAGTTCTAGCGTTGAAGCTGAAATAAAGATTAGTTGGGAGACCCCGAGCGAGCCAAGCTGTAATTCTTCCAGAGATTGCAAGGAATGGCCAAATTCAACTTGCAATATAACAAGAGATGGAAAGAGGTGTCTTTGCACAGGAAACTTCCAATGGGATGGCTCAAATTTAAACTGCACTAAAG AGCTTGTAGAAGGTGATTATCCTCAGCCTTCAGAAGAGCATTCAAAAGGAAAGATGTCGTTGACTCTGATTGTTATGATACCTCTAATAGTAGTGTTTCTCCTTGCAAGTGcaattttttgtatatatacgTGGAGACAAAAGATGGCCAAGAGACAAG AAAACAGAAGAAGTGATGAAAGAAATCGAGTGCTTCGCACATTAGACAGTGAAAAACATCTCAAAGACTTGATGGGTTCGGGTGAGTTcagagaagaagatgaaaaaggCATAGATGTACCCCTTTTTGATTTGGAAAGCATTCTAGCAATTACAGATAACTTCTCAGATGCAAACAATCTCGGAGAGAGGGGTTATGGGCCTGTTTACAAGGTGATTTCAACAACATTAATTGATGTTAGTGTTCATGTAAACTAG